The segment TTGTCCCATCATCATCTCAACCATCCAAACGCCTCCCGAAATTAGATAGTCCGGGGCACGATTCACCAATTCTCGAATACTCTCTAACCCATCTGCTCCGCCATCTAAAGCCAGATGCGGTTCGTGTAATCTCACTTCAGGCTGCAATTCAGCAACACTCTCAGTCGGAATATAAGGCGGATTAGACACCACTCCGCTGAGTTGACCTTTCAAATGAGGGATCGCGTCAAACCAGTTGCCCTGATAGAACTGAACAGGTGCATTCAAGGTTTTTGCATTGAGTGATGCGATCGCTAAAGCTTCTGCACTGCGATCAACGGCATGAATGGTCGCATTCGGTAGGGCAAAAGCGAGTCCGATCGCGATTGCCCCGCTTCCGGTTCCTAAATCTACCCAATGCCCCGATTTGAGGGTTAAATCTTGCGCGAGTGCCAAATCAATCAGCAATTCCGTTTCAGGTCGCGGGATCAAGACTCCCGGAGCGACGTGCAATTCAAATTCACGCCAAGGCGTAACGCCCGCTAAATACTGAACGGGAACGAATTCCTGCACTCTGCGCTGCCAAAGTCGATCGAGTTCTTGTAAAGACACCTTCAACTCAAGCTCGGATTCTGGCTGCAAACGCAGGAAAAGCCGACTCACTCCTGCTAGTTCTTGCAAGAGCCAATCGACTTCGTTCGGGGGAAGACCGTGGGCGATCGCGCTATTTTTTGCGTGCGATCGCCACTGCCAAAGTTGGACACCGGGAACTGAAAATCCCATTCAAATTAACGTCTTTGCGGTTGTGGAGCGGGTCTTTGCTGTTGACCTTGCTGCGGTCTTTGCTGTTGACCCTGCTGCGGTTGCTGCGATCGCACAAACTCGATCGTCTCTCTCGGCGGAATCAGCACAATCTTATCGAGTTGCGGGTCTTTTTCCTTTTTCATCGCTTCCATTACGCCTTCAAGCGGGAAGACCTGAATATCCACTGTGGCTGCTAAATCAGGCTTTTGTTGCTTAAAGCGATCGACCAACGGCTGTAAATCTTCTTTGTTAAAGAACATTGGGATCACAGACTGGTTGCCTTCTTGAATCGTCAAAAATCCCTTTTCTTTTCCAGCTCGTGCGACGAATAGCGGTGTGCCATTAAACTGGCTGACTTGCTGACCCCCTTGCTTCAGAATCGCGACAGCAGAATCAACCTGCTGCTTCGTAGGAACATACGCGAAATCTAACTTATCAGGCTTGCCTTGTGCTCCCTGGTTGAGTTGATAGACTTCAGCGAGCGAGACCGGAACGACTCTGACATCCTTTGCCAGGGCTGGATTTTTTGCTTTCAAATTCTCTAAAAATGCTGCTGCATCTTTCTGGCTAATAAATACCCCTGCAACCGGATTTCCCTTTTGACCGTTGGGAGGCTGGGCGACGAGTGGCGCACCTTGGTTATTGGCGATCGTGAAAACTGGAACAGCCCGTAACTTTTGACTAATTTGTTCTGGTGTTAGGGCAAGTGCCTGCAGCCCGCCGACTAGCGTCCCCATCAAGGTTCCGCCAACTAACGCAGCGGTTGTACTCCAACGAACCAATGACTTCATGATTGCTCCTGGCTTCAAAAACGATACATCGACTGAAATCCGAGGCGTTTACTGTCCCTATCGATCATCTGCAAACGGCGGATTTTCATCGCAGGCTCGTTGCATCAGATCGGAGTTGTGATTCGGCTCAATCATCCTGTTCAGTTTGACCGAGGCGAAACGAATTAAGTTTCCGATCGCGATCAAATGACAATTGTTCATGAATATGAACAATTTGCGAAACAATTCTTGGCAATAGTAGCATCGATTCGCTTGGTTATGACACTCAAAGTGCGATCGCCTGTCTTAAAGCAAGATTGAGGACTCTCTATAAATATTGACCTTCAGAGTATTCAATTGGTAAAATTGTACTAATTTAGACTTTCAGGAGTACGCTGATGCGAAGTCCGATTGCAGGTACGCTTTACCGACATGGTGATGTTTTACTGAGACAAATTGATCGTCTTCCCAATAACGTGAGAAAACGCGAGAGTGTAACCTTAGCCGAAGGTGAAGTAACAGGACATCGGCATCGAATTCAGCAAGCTCAAGCGGTGCAACTTTGGGAGCAAGGTGAGAATCTATTTTTAGAAGTTAAAGCATTCAGTGCCACCTTAGTTCACGAGGAACATCATGCGATCGAGCTTCCGCAGGGATTGTATCGAGTTTGGAAACAGCGCGAATATCGTCCTGGTCACTATGTTGAGGTGTCTGATTAATGCGGAGCTTAATGGCAAATGGGCGAATTCCCAAAAAGTCGATTCGTCCTCTTCCTGAAACTCATGAACCGATTTCGGGCGATCGTGCTCGGAAGTTGATTCTTGAACGTCGCGCTTGGGACGGGATGCGCGTTTTGGGTCATTTGAATCTAAGTCGCGCGTCAGCCCTTTACACGCTGCCCGAAAATCTCACGTGTGAAAGCTTGGATATTAGTGATTGTCCAAATCTCACGTTCCTGCCGAAAGGGTTGCATGTGACGCACTGGATTGAAATTGCAGACAGCGGAATTATGCACCTTCCGAAAGGGCATGGATTTGTGTTGCGCTGGCGGGGCGTGCGGGTCAGCGATGCGATCGCGTTTGAAACCCATACGGGACAAGATATTCTCAATGTCGAAAATGTTGAACTGCGCCGGGTGCTGATTGAGCGATTGGGATATGACACCTTTTTGCAGCAGGTCGGGGGTGTCGTGCGCGATCGTGATACCGATGCGGGTGGAGAACGTCAACTGATCTGTATTGCTTTTGAAGATGACGAGCCGCTGATGCTTCTAAAAGTGACTTGTCCTTCAACGGGACATCTGCATATTTTGCGAGTTCCGCCTTATCTACGAACTTGTCATCAGGCAGCCGCCTGGATAGCTGGATTTGACAATCCAGACGACTATCAGCCTGTGATCGAAGCTTAGATTGAGTTAACTTGCGATTGCAGCTTGGACGAACCGCTTGATCTCGCCGCAAGCAATGTAAGACTTACCATCAGGAGCCGTTTTCACCGCTTCGACGACATAGAGCATTCCTTCTTCGCGAATCGATCGCGGAAAGCGCATGTTCCAGTCCGGTTCGTACCCGTCTGCAACGACTCGCGCTCTCAACTTGCTACCGTCTTTCACACACTGCACTAAGATGCCATCTCCAACTGTATCTGTGGTTGGCAAAGCTGCGGCTGTTGCGGGTGCTTTTGATGCGGTGGATGCAGTTCTCGATCGCGATCGACCAAAACTTGCAAATACATCTACTTCCCCTGGCTTCACAAATCGCTGGATCTGACCTTGCACTCGGTAGAAAGATTGGTCTGCGGAAAGCTCAATTCCTTCCACGACATAACGCGCTCCTTCTGCTCGAATCGCACGTGGAAACTGTACATTCTTGGTCGAATCATAGCCATCGGAAACGACCTTGACTCGCAGTTTTCCGCCTTCTCGCACGCAGATTAATTCAATTCCAGAGCCAACTTCTTGCACCGTTGCCATGGCTGCAATTTCTTCGCCAGCCGTCACACCCCGACCTGCTAGATCGCTCCGATTGCGAGTCAAGCTTTGGAAACTTTGATCTCTTAGTTCTTTGCGTCCTGCATTTCCGAGTGCTCCTTGTGCAATCCGATTTGCAAAGTAATCAAGCTGCTCGATCTCTTCTGCAATTTCAAAGGTTTCGTCTAAGCCTTTACTGCGAAGATTTTGAATCAGCGATCGCAGAGCAAATTCTGCTTCTTGATGCTTGCCCTGTTCTGCTAGATTCAGCGCAGTTTCCTTTGTTTTCGCGATCGTCAGTTGGCTGAGTTCTAGAAGGATATGACTAGATGCAGCGCTGGCAGATTCCTCGATCGTGCCAATCTTTGCCACAATCTCAGATGTTCCTGCAACGGATTGAATTGCTCCGTCTTGAATCACATCTGCGCTGTAATGCACTCTCATAATCGGCAAATCGCCAACTGATGCAGAGGGAAGTGACAAGCTCAAGCCTAGTAACTTGTCTTCGCGCTCATATAAATCGCCTAAGCCAATAACAGTTGAGCCTTGAGCAGTTTGTGTCACCTCAGCCAGACTCAATGTATCGAGTAGTTCAACACCGGGAGCAAGCTCGATCGTCACTGAGAGATTTTGTCCCACGACTGCCCGTAAGCTATCGAGTTCGATGCTAAACACTTCGCTCGCTTCATCAATGCTCTGAATGAAGTAGAAGTTCCCTTTCGAGGCTCTTGCCATGCCAATCAGCATATCTTCATTAAAGCCTTGAGCAAACCCTAAGGTCGTGGTCGCAATGCCTTCTTCTGCTTTTTGTCCTGAAGTTGTAGTTAGGACTCGCGGATCTTGAATCCCCATGTTTGCATGACCATCCGTCAGGAGCAGCACCCGGTTGACCTTTTGTGGATCAAGATGCGCTTTGACAAACTCGCATCCTTTGAGCCAGCCACCCGAAAGATTCGTAAGCCCACCTGCTTGAACTCGACGAATCGCAGATTTGAGTGCAGATTTGTCACTCACAGCTTGAGGAGCAACCGGAACATCTACGACATCATCGTAAACCACGACTGAAAGCGTATCGGTTGCTTCGAGTTGATCGACAACAGATTCAGCAGCTTTCAAAGCATGATGTAGCGGCGCACCTGCCATTGATCCAGAGCGATCGATGACGAGAGATAAGTTCAAATCGCGGCGCGGAGATTCAGGAAGATCAGCTCGAAATCGTAGCAATAAATTGGTTTGAAGGGG is part of the Leptolyngbya boryana PCC 6306 genome and harbors:
- the prmC gene encoding peptide chain release factor N(5)-glutamine methyltransferase — translated: MGFSVPGVQLWQWRSHAKNSAIAHGLPPNEVDWLLQELAGVSRLFLRLQPESELELKVSLQELDRLWQRRVQEFVPVQYLAGVTPWREFELHVAPGVLIPRPETELLIDLALAQDLTLKSGHWVDLGTGSGAIAIGLAFALPNATIHAVDRSAEALAIASLNAKTLNAPVQFYQGNWFDAIPHLKGQLSGVVSNPPYIPTESVAELQPEVRLHEPHLALDGGADGLESIRELVNRAPDYLISGGVWMVEMMMGQGNAIAQLLSAQGSYDRIEIHKDLAGIERFVTAYRL
- a CDS encoding Tic22 family protein translates to MKSLVRWSTTAALVGGTLMGTLVGGLQALALTPEQISQKLRAVPVFTIANNQGAPLVAQPPNGQKGNPVAGVFISQKDAAAFLENLKAKNPALAKDVRVVPVSLAEVYQLNQGAQGKPDKLDFAYVPTKQQVDSAVAILKQGGQQVSQFNGTPLFVARAGKEKGFLTIQEGNQSVIPMFFNKEDLQPLVDRFKQQKPDLAATVDIQVFPLEGVMEAMKKEKDPQLDKIVLIPPRETIEFVRSQQPQQGQQQRPQQGQQQRPAPQPQRR
- a CDS encoding DUF6745 domain-containing protein; its protein translation is MRSLMANGRIPKKSIRPLPETHEPISGDRARKLILERRAWDGMRVLGHLNLSRASALYTLPENLTCESLDISDCPNLTFLPKGLHVTHWIEIADSGIMHLPKGHGFVLRWRGVRVSDAIAFETHTGQDILNVENVELRRVLIERLGYDTFLQQVGGVVRDRDTDAGGERQLICIAFEDDEPLMLLKVTCPSTGHLHILRVPPYLRTCHQAAAWIAGFDNPDDYQPVIEA
- a CDS encoding VWA domain-containing protein, producing MIETKYDFEQAILPTGTPLQTNLLLRFRADLPESPRRDLNLSLVIDRSGSMAGAPLHHALKAAESVVDQLEATDTLSVVVYDDVVDVPVAPQAVSDKSALKSAIRRVQAGGLTNLSGGWLKGCEFVKAHLDPQKVNRVLLLTDGHANMGIQDPRVLTTTSGQKAEEGIATTTLGFAQGFNEDMLIGMARASKGNFYFIQSIDEASEVFSIELDSLRAVVGQNLSVTIELAPGVELLDTLSLAEVTQTAQGSTVIGLGDLYEREDKLLGLSLSLPSASVGDLPIMRVHYSADVIQDGAIQSVAGTSEIVAKIGTIEESASAASSHILLELSQLTIAKTKETALNLAEQGKHQEAEFALRSLIQNLRSKGLDETFEIAEEIEQLDYFANRIAQGALGNAGRKELRDQSFQSLTRNRSDLAGRGVTAGEEIAAMATVQEVGSGIELICVREGGKLRVKVVSDGYDSTKNVQFPRAIRAEGARYVVEGIELSADQSFYRVQGQIQRFVKPGEVDVFASFGRSRSRTASTASKAPATAAALPTTDTVGDGILVQCVKDGSKLRARVVADGYEPDWNMRFPRSIREEGMLYVVEAVKTAPDGKSYIACGEIKRFVQAAIAS